In the genome of Sander lucioperca isolate FBNREF2018 chromosome 18, SLUC_FBN_1.2, whole genome shotgun sequence, the window CATCGCATCACATCACTGAGCATACATGGCGTCCTCACACAACGAGCCATGAATGTAGTGTGCAGGCTGACGGGGTAGCcgccaattttttttattttttttttttgcagtcatCATTCTTTACGTCGGTGTGCATCAGCGGGGACGATTCAGCGCACATTGCTACAGTAGGTATTTTCTGGATCAAGACGATGGATGTGGGCTCATCCGGATCTATTCCTGCAAATACTGCGGACGGGCGCGATTTTTTATTCCAAACGCATCCGCATCTTCCTTATGTTGCAAGGTGTCTTTGAAAAGAGTATACGGACCTCTGGAGGAAATGAGAAGAAAGGTCTATTTTGACTCACGCCTGTCGAGATGGTGAGTGAAATACAtggctgtgtgttttctctccttGCACCCCACGGCTGAGCAGCGGTACCTGCTTTTGACGGCATATCCTCGCCAGCTAATTAGAAAAAGATCTCTCACTGTAAATTCACTGACCGGCACTTTCACATTTCCAATGCACTGGGCAGTTTATACTTTAGGGgaatatatgttgttttttctccAGTGAATGTGACTCGTATTTTAAATCTTACATTGCACTGTCAGCTGTGTTTGCAGCGCATATAgactatactgtacattttttcaGTATCATCCTCTACGCTATTATTTATACTCTGCGCGTTAAATTGTTGGTGCGCAAAAGGGTGCCGTGTAAGTCaacataaattataaataaattattccAGTGAATATATTCTCATCAACTTCGATGCAGTGTCACGCCTAAAGACAACCATTTTAAATAGTGTGGCTCGACTATAGCATCACGTTTTAAAATGACCTTCAGTTTTCGGTGGCTAGAAATGAATTCTCACCTGGGATGGACTATCATTTTACAATCAGTGCTACGGCCCACCTGACAGAATAGCCTACATAAAtcaaagactgtgtgtgtgtgtgtgtgtcggggggGTCATTTGTGCAGGACATGATAGCTCTCCTTTTGCCCTTTAGCCTACCTGTTACTAAAGCCACATCAGGGATTTGATGCTGTGACTGATGCTACCAAAATCTGTGGTTGCGttttttctgcctctctccagTTATTTCTAACGTAGCCTCGCTGCAGACTACTCACCCATGCGGTGCTCTTTCCGTGTCCCAAATACATCACAATGCGTTTGACAAAAAACAGTTATGTTATTTAAAATCTGGATGTGTTCTTGAGCTGCACATGTCTCATTCAGATCTCATTGGTTGGTGCAAAGAGTGAAATAACGACTGTGTGAGAGCCATATTACCCTCTCAATCTGACCTCAGCACCATCACCATGGAGACACTAACTTTATCACAAACTGCATATTTAATAGGCACGATTTTGATCTCTCCACTACTGCACACTTCAGCCTTTCTGAATCTGTACTGTGTCTAATATATTTGACGCCACCACACCATATGAAGGTATGCATGGGCTGCATCCTCTGTAAAGCAGGGAGCTTATCACTGCTGCTCACAGAAAACATGTTACAGCTGTGTAAGAGGATTTGCCTACATGAAAATGTATTGATACCTCAAGCCTTTAAAAGGACTACACTCATCTCGCTCTGGTTCATGTGGCCTTTGGGCGCAGATCTCTAAGTCACAGATGGGAGAGATGAAGGGGCACTGTCATACATACAGCTAATATCATTCCCCATATGTCACATTGGACACATGATGTGAGAAAaatcttgtcttgtcttattgGTTTAAATCTGCTTCAGTGATGTGTGGTTGAGGTCTATTTCTGCTTGTATGGCCTCTTTATGCAACATGCAGATGTGTTGAGCCCCAGAAAGCTGGAGAGTCGGGGGGCCTTTCTACTCTCCTCAGCCTTAAGATGGCAGCGTTCTCTTACAATTCATAGTATATGCCAAAAACTAATAACAGCTGGAAGCTTACATCCATGCTTAACAAACAAATTTGAAATAACATCCATGATTAACTGGCTATTTTCCAATGACCTTagtgttttcatttcatttcccaGCTAATTGAAAATATTTGTTTGTGGAGATAAAGCTTATCTCTGCATGTTGATTGCATTTTAACCTCACATGCATGCTTTTTCTGTGGTGGTGATCAGTCTTTCTAGCCCTAATTGATTCTCTCTGATTCTCTCTCCCTGCTCACGTAAAGGAGGCGTCATTAAGAAGACCTGTACATTCAAGATCAAACGCACCTCATTAGATCATTAAGGATCATTGTTAATCTGCGTAAAAGCAAATTGgcatctgcaaaaaaaaaattgtgtctaTGAGCACTGAATCACAAAGAAGATTGATCCCACCGTCGACCCAATGTAGGATCTGCTCCTTCCGATGCCCACAACCTCTACTCTTGTTTGGATTTCAGCATTCAGTCAAATCCACCAGGTTTGTATTATAATGAGCCTGAGGAATTACGAGTATTGATCCAAACTAGTGGGTGCCTTGCGCATGGCAGGGTGCACACTCATAGATTATAGCAAGAATGGGAACACTGTGTTCACATACAGATGCTCACAAGCTAACTGTATTTAATTGAGGCACAAATGATGTTCAGAGGCAATGGTCCAGTATAATAGACACAAACATGGTTGTAAATGTGTAATACCTTCGCATTTTTAGGTAATTAGTCTGGATGTTGTATCCTGTTGATCATGACTTTATTCTGGCTGTTTCTTCTTTGGTGTGCCCTTTCCAGGACAGAGTATGCCATCTGCACCTTTTCACAGAATCCTACGACCCCTTCTGCTCGGCACATTCATACTGGGATGCTTTGTGACTCTGTTTTTGATGTATTTTAAACCATCCACCAGCTGGTTATCAGGTCCTATAGAGTCAACAGTATCCACAGACCGGGTCAAGAACCTCTTCTCCATCAAGAACGATAAAAACGTGACCACCGTGCTGATCTGGCTCTGGCCCTTCGGACAAACCTACGACCTGGGCGTGTGCAGCTCTCTCTTCAACATCGAGGGCTGTTTCATCACAGCGGACAGAAACCTCTACAACAAGTCGGATGGGGTCGTCATCCATCACCGAGACATCTGCACTGACCTGTCCAACCTGCCGCCGCTCCAGCGACCATCCTTCCAGAAGTGGATATGGATGAACCTGGAGTCGCCGTCGCACTCCTCCCAGCTGCCTGGGATAGAGAACCTGTTCAATCTGACTCTCAATTACCGTCAGGATGCTGACATTGAAGTGCCTTATGGGTCGATCGTAGCAGCGGAGGGTGAGGAGGACTTTGTCCCACCCAGCAAAAACAAGCTGATCTGCTGGATTGTGAGCAACTGGAACCAGGACCACGTGCGGGTCAAATACTACAATGAGCTGTACAAACACATTGAGGTTCACGCGTATGGACAAGCCTTCGGGGAGTACATCTCTGACCAAGACTATTTCCCCACCATTGCCAGCTGCAAGTTCTACCTGGCTTTTGAGAACTCCATCCACAAGGACTACATTACTGAAAAACTGTACAACCCGCTCTCGGTGGGGACAGTGCCAGTGGTTCTGGGCCCGGCCAGGCAGAACTACGAGAACTTTATCCAGGGAGACGCCTTCATCCACGTGGACGACTTCACCTCGCCCAAGGAGCTGGCCGATTACCTGCTGCTCTTGGACAAGAACGAGGAAATGTACCTCAGGTACTTTGACTGGAGGCGGCACTTTAAAGTGAAGAAGGCCTATTTCTGGGCAGAGCACACATGCCTGGCTTGTGATTACCTGCGTAGGCACAAGGAGTACAAGGCATTCAATAACCTTGACAAGTGGTACTGGGGCGCAtagtgctttgttttgttgttaaaggcAGTGCTTTAAGATTTTTGTCCTTCAGTTAAAAGCTGAAACTGAAGGTTCATTACTGTTCTGTCCAGAGCTCCCGAATGATGTTTTTCTATTGGTTCAGTGGCCCAGTGAGACATCCgtcttgtttattttatttgcaaACTAAGCCTTACTTTGCTTTCATTTATTATCTACAGTATTTTTAATGAATTACAAATGCACTACATGTTTTATCTTTAATTCAACCCATGTTTTGCTTAACATGACATTCGCtgctattttttatgtttttaattcatATTATTAGTATGATTGCTTGAATGTATGGATGTTCCTGTATTACAGATAACATTCATGATGCAAGgttgttgtttatttctttaaGTATCATCTTTTCATGAAGCGGACGCCGGAATAGTGTTGGCTGCAGAAGGAGATTGACAtaaaatgtgcaaatatttATGTAATATTTATTCAAGTGAGGCATTATATGAAAACAATCTCATCTGTGCTAGTGATGCAGTCACCTATGCAGTGTTTACTGAACCCAAATGTGAAAGTAGTTCAATTGTGTCATGTGCATATTGTGTATTTTTGGAATTATGTAGCTGTCATTTTTCCTCCATATTTTTGTAAGTTTGCATTTGCACTGCTAATCCAACTGTTACCTATCTCTACATAATGTACAGTAAAACAGACGGACATAGTGTTATGTGGTTGTAGATGGCATACAGTGATCATTATCCCGGTAGTCTCCGACAGCAGATGTGTCTCTGCTCTGGGAGAGGGAGGTTACTATTTTAATCATGTTGTGAATTGTTCATTGTCACATGTGATGTGTCACAGCACAGTTGGATCGCGTGTGGATGATAATAGTACAGTACAGCGACATTGTACTGCAATATGAAATTCCTAGACACCTCATTATGTTTCATTCTGATTTGATTtgtacattttaattgaatAGTGAAAGTGACGTGAAAGAGCACAAAATTAACATAACTGAATTTTGCTGTGTAGGCTACGGTCATCTCACAATGTGACATTAACTATTTACACTGATATTTTCAACTATTTCAGCACATGTTACATTTACTGTATGGGTGAAGTGGTTGTGAATTAGATACAATCAGATCAGGTGATATCTACCCACACAAAAAGTGAAAGCTGTGAAATGTTCAAGATTACTGCAAGATTATCCATATACCTGTCTTTGAATCATCACAAAGTGTTGTTTGGGCAGCATGCAGAAGATATTGttctggattttttatttattttttacactcTTTTTTACAGTTGTGTGGCTTGCCAGCCAACCTACACCACTCAAGAGCACACTACAAAAAACAatcatgacaaaaaaacatctgcatCTGTAGATATCACATCACTTTTAAATGTAGTCAGAACAGCTAATCCACTGAACAATGCATCTTAACAGCACTCAGCAGCTATTGACATGAAGTTTTTACAGAAAGAACTGCAAAACCAAGTCAACATTTTATGCAAGATGAGCCATCGTCTTCTTGGTCAGAGTACTCAAACATGTTTCAGGTTATTATCATTTTGATATTTCTTCACTGTCAAAGGGACCATTGATGTAAATTAGGATGaattcaattatttttcttATGGAATATGGTTCCAAATGCCATAGTGAAACCTGTATATAAACCTTGAAATGAACTGAATCATCATCTGGATCAAACCAGCCCACTAACGCAGATCATTCCTGTACGTGCACCAGACTGATGGAGCTCCAGCAGTGTTTGCATTTATGGGGAAAAGAAACAATgtgttgtatatatttttaatggTTAAATCTCTTTATAACATGCAAGTGTTGTCAGGCAGTGAATGTGATTTCGCTGCACGTTTGTAAGTAATGTTGGTGCTTCAAGAGGCTGTGAATTATGGCGAAAAGAGAGACACACTTAAAAGGAAAACCAGCATCAGAGACAATGGTTTAATGTTGTGAGGTGGATGTTTCATCAAGTGGGGGAATTTTAcgcagaacttttttttttctttgattagGCGGTAATCTTGTTGGCATGACCTAATTGAAAAAGTCGTGCCAAAATGCAGCAGAGATATAGCACTTTTATTCATGTGGAGTTGTGTGACTCACAGTGCTGGTGGCTGTCTTTAGATGGAGCTATTGTGAGTACTAAAACTGTCACACTGCCACTCATTGTTTCATATTGTACAATCCAATCTCATGTATGAAAACAAAGGTTTCTTGTCCAATGTGGTTGATGACTTTAAGAAACAAaaggtttttttctttgtgttgtctgtctctcatcctctctctctttttttgcacaaaaacaaacatgatgaaCTGTGGCTTCTCTGCTCCCTGTTCTGAGTCTGTGAGTGTGTCACAACACCAGAGATTGAATCAGGATGTCTTTGGATACTGTCTGACCTGGCACTGATTTTGCTGGAGTCCTTAGTGTgatgacatttttgtgtgtggttGAACATGACGATTTCTCTAGAAATGCTCATTTTCTGCCAGTTCactgaaaaaaagtcagtgaGTCAATCAGTACAAGTTTTTTGCCAAATCATTGTATTTTGCcaaatgttgtgttttaacTGTAGATGTCTGATAgtgtcaaagaaaataaagataTGGACAAATGAGCAAACCTGAGTGGAGCATACAGAACAGTTTTTTGTAAAGAGACAGCTGATGAAGTAGTTGATGGTAAATGTATGAAATCGCTGAAACCATTTTTccgacaaaaaaaaacagattctgTTGTTGCTTTCTactcttaaaggaatagtttgtcATTTTGGGAATTGCATTTATATGCTGCTGATTGATAGCACTCTCAAACTTGAAAATGGCATCAATCTTCTCTTCGAATTCAGTCAGTCAGGGCATTTCCCAAATTTTCAAATCATTCCTTTAAAGTTGAGTACTTCTGCCATTTTACACGGATCTTCTTGTATATATGTGAAAGTTTGAGTTCTTTAGGTTAGACAAAGTTTGTTGGTCTTAACTTAATTTACATGATGCCACCTAATATATGCATCTATATCAAATATAATTTCCGCAGATGTTGCCCACACTGTTCTCCAGTGCCATGTAATGCAGCAGAGGTATAAATAGCTATCCAAAAGCCTTGATAAGTGATTGATGAGTGCGAGTAGAGTGTGTTGTGTTGGTTACGCCTGGATCCTCTGGCTGTTGTTAGTTACCCCATATCCTCGCTAGCTCTTTGGTATTTGCAGTCCTCTCCTCCACCACACAGAGATATCACACATATTTGTCAACTGCTCTCTGCTTAACGCTGTGGGTCAAAGTGTGTgatacatgtgtttgtgttggtggGATCAGTGGCGCAAATAATCTATCGATGTCAGTTGGGGATTAATGTGAAAGTTCAGGTGGCAGGGGGGCTTTTCGCCTCCATTTTTCAGAACTCAAGACAGTATCACAGAGGAGAACATTGTAATGTCAAAGGTGTGTCTTGTAGAGACGAACCCACAGGAAATTattgcagttcccctcagctcgaCAAAGCTATTTAGCGTCTTTCAGCgcagtgttttggtttttttcagCCTCCAACTTTACTGTTCTGGTTCACTTTTAACACTCCTGGCATCGTTTAACTGCAGACAGACGAGGTAAGCGTTGATCTAAAACAGCTAAATAGCCAGATAATTCCTTTAGGAGTGACTGGAGACCAAAGCACAGCCAGAAGAGCGTTAAATTAATGATGTTGCTCCATATCTACTGGATGTTTGCAATGGCTTTCTCCATCATCTTAAAAAGATGATAATAAAATGTTGTGCACAGTTAGTTTTCGCTGCACCCAAGTGACCAAAAATTATTTCAGGTTTGAGATATAACAAAATCTCAAAGTCACATCAGTCCTGTAATAATGCCAACACAAATATTTTACCATTTACCTTCTTTGTCATTTGAATTCCATGTTTTGAACCATAGCAGATCAGAAAATGAGGCCCAGATTAGATTCCTGACTGCTATGCTTTTTGGATCCATCTAATAATCTGGACCATTTACAGTAAGATTGGTTGTTTGTGTTTCAGTACAAGGCACTGAGAATGAAGTGATGATTACTGGGAAAGCGTCTTTCAAAACTGGAGAAGAAAGGAAGTCTTGTTGGGCTCTGAAGCTGTCTGAGGTTGACTAAAGATTGTGATTCTTCCTGTAGCAGGTATGTTAGaattgggttagggttagggtttcaAATGATATCTCCGTTTTGCAGGCTGTTAATAATTGATCAACATTCTaggtatacatttttttttttagttttttgtgcTCTGACTTGCTGCTGCTGGCACCCAAAGGTAGTCAGCTGCTTCAACTACAACGTTAATCCAAATACCACTAAATCTGTGGGCTGGGAGGAGGCGAGGGATCGAAGAAGAGAACATTTTAATGGGTTGTGCATTCCTAGGAGTAGACAACTTTCTCTCCTCTTTAGAAGTGGAGATCATATGTCTGGCTATGTGGCAGGTTTTGTCCCACTCATGCCATGACTCATTTTGGTGAGAACTGGGGAGGGATTACCCGGGCGCTCAAAGTGCCTCCCTGAAGGGGTGTAAGGTTTTGCTAGATTGTACACTTGGTAGATTGTATCGCCTTGCCCCCCGGCAACCCCCTATGTGACTATCATGTACAGTCGAAAATGTTGCGTTGAAAGCGAGCACCCCACGTCGCAGAAGAGTACAGAGGCCTGCTCAAAGGGCCAGGTTTGTGTGAGTACTCTCATCAACTGCTAGACCTGCCCCTCATCTCGACCTAATGGATCCTACTTATGCTGTCATCACCATGCCAACCAGCTGTCAACTCTGGTGCGGCGAGGCTTTTGTGCTTTAGAGAAATGCAACTGTGTCGTGTTGATCCGACAAGTCACCACCTCAAAGGAGCCACCAAAGTAAatgcttctcttcttctctgagATCACTTGATTAAGATGGGGAAAAAACGCCACTTACACCTTATTGTAAAGACTGAATACATTAAGATAAGAGGACACCCGAGTCCAGGTCAAATAATGGCCTATTTAGTGGGGCTCGACAGGCCGCATACGAAATCTGTTGGCAGCTGCTCACTAGTTGACTTCAGAGGATTAAGCAGGCAAAAAGGAATATGCAAGATCAGCAAGCTTTTTGCTCTGCAGAGTTGGCACTGTCTGTAGAAGTTAATAATCCGAGAGACAAAGACCAGCACCTGTTATCTATCAGATGCAAATCAGAGCGGTTATAATAAAATTACAAGCAGGCATGCATGAATGCAGATTAGCActgagaatataaatatatggtGTGTGGCATTGGTTTATGCTACATACATGTCccacaaataaacaaaataaaaaaacacaatatacaaTAATCTCTGCTTTAATATCCAGTGAATAAAGCCGTCTGTTGACATGCAATTTATTTTTCATGACTTTCATATTATGTTAATACACTTGAAGAGATGAGAGTTTTTGTTTGCTGGGGAATATAGGTCACCTCCACCCCTGGCTTCATGTCACACGATGGCAGACTCGTGTCTATACACAACTGTGTAGCAGCTCCCAATGCAACAAAGCTTAGACGCTTTTTGAGAGACAATGACTATTATTTGCCCCACAGTTGGTTCTGGGTTTATTTATGGCATGGCTTTGTGATTTGCAGCCGCTGATCTGGACACCAGCAGGGAGCAAGGGTAAAATACAGTGGTAATTTAATCCAGAGCAGTAGATGACTCTGTGTAATCCGGCGGATCCACCTACTTACAAATAAGTAAAACCTGAAGGATGACATGACTTCAAATCGGAAATATTTCCTACATCTGAATTCCTGACATGGTATGGGTATTTTGTACTGAAAGCCTTACATAACATGCATCTTGTAGGGCAAAAACAACAGTCTTACATTATTCTGAGGTTTGTAGATACCACCTACATGCAACGCAGGCCTGTGTTCTAACATCATCTGCCGATCCAAAAATAgattacattttatgtattcACATGAGTGTAATTCTAGATGAATTTCAAAAGAAGTGGTACTGAATTTAATGGAGAGAAAAGACAGAGTACATGGAGACAGAGTTGCATTCCTCTCAGCCTCATCCCTGTCACTGACCTTCCTGTGAGTATACGAGGGATTAGGCCTGTGGGCTGACTGGTGGTCTTCTCCAGGCTATTTTTATGAAGATGTCCGCCCCCTGATCCTTTTGGAAAACTGATATGAGCACATGTTCCAAAATTCAAATGTAATTAGTCAACTGTTAGTCAAAGATGCTGAAgaattgggatttttttttaaggtggaaAGGATAATTTGTACTGTTTTGGGCATCATTTTTGACACCTACAATTGTGAATTAACTTGGTATGGGGGATTGAGCCAAACATACACGCAAACAAATCAGAGGCAATTGAATTTTATATTGATCTGGGCACAGTGCTGAACTCACTGGGTCAAAATTGATCCAATTTGGGTCAATATAGAACCAACGTAATAACTTTACCACCCAAGACAAGGGGTTGTTTTGACCCAGTGTTAGTATAATGTTACTGGGTTTGGTATTATTGCAAACCGTTATGATCTACTCACTTGCATGTCACTATTTATCACTAATTCTTATATGTATACTTTGCAGTTTTAGGACGTCATCGTTTTGTACAACtaacaatacatacatacatacatacaatacacaTACATAAGGTAAAACTTTAGCTTGTCGTGTCTAACACCAGATCAAAATTACTGTATTTTAATTAAACAGtaatataacaaaataacacaaacacTGGGTCAAAACAATCAATTAATACTTGTTAAAGTTGACCTAGTTTTGTGTAAGTGCTATATTGACCCAAAATGGGTCCGTTTTTAACccagttattttttattgtgtgtATTATCTTTTGTTCCAAAGCAACACACTaaatatgtgtttttaatgAAGCTATTAGAGTATTGTTATCAGCAAGTTGGTCACCATCAAACTTGAATTGCTTCTCCTAATTTATTTTGCCGTGGATGGATCGGACATCCACAGCTTCCCTCTTCTGAAGTGCTGCCAAGGCACTCTCAATAGCTACTGAGAGGTCCTGGCAATATATAGTTCAGTACCTGGCAACAACAAAGCTGCTGGCGCCTACCTCTCATCAGCCATCTGCAACTGCTCGTGTGTGTAGCAGGCACTGACAAAGGCCACAAGTGTGTCCAGACACGTCACAGCATCCAAATGGCCAACTATCTCTTCTGTGGCACTAATATGCAAACTGATATTAgtgtgtgaaaaacaaaaaaatattttgcatCTTTAGTCTCAAATCTCATCTTGTCctgatgtgtatttatgtgaaaTTGATCAATCTTCTAGTCCTAAAACTGCTTTAACACATTCCTGCAATAAAGCAACGATTGAATCATTTCAAAGGCTTAGCGATCTGTGCACCATCAGCTCCCTTAAAAGGTGCAGAAGGATGCAGTGGAGCGTGTCCATTCTCCCCAGAGATTACCGCTAATAAGAGGGCCAGTATTTATAGAAGACCCCCCCTCCCCTAGTGGATCCCCCTAATCCTGCCTCACCCCTTTTTCATCCCTGCCCCATCCCTGTGCTTGGACCGCTCACTCTCTGCAGCACCCAGCTCCAGCCTTACCCTCGCCCCATATCAACTGAGGTAGAGACTTCTTTAATACAGCACTGCTTTTTTCAGATTCTTTCAAAAGAAGGGGGAAAAATCTCTTGGCCTCTTTACGTGCTTgatgagaggggggagagatTGCTTGGACTATTACGGGGAATTTTCCATCTTTCCATCTTCTTCCTTATTGTCCAattttcctcctcctgctctcttTGACCTGCAGCTAAAAAGAACACAACTATGTCCACCAACGAGCGTTTCAACTGCCATTACTGCAAAGACTCCCTGCTGGGGAAGAAGTACATAATGAAAGAGGACACGCAGTACTGCACTAAGTGCTATGAGAACCTGTTCGCTAACTGCTGTAAGAGCTGCTCTTTAGCAATTGGCTGCAACTGCAAGGTAAGGGAGCACCAGTGTTACCCTGAGAGTAATGGCTTTGATTTCAGTAATGTCTTAAATAAGACTGTGTTATGTCTGTTTATATTAGGATATAAAGGtgagacattttaaaaacttgTCAAATGTCTTACATGTTTCAATCCatacacataaataaaaatCTGATCTCACAGAATATCGACAAGTGCAATAAATAATGTGTTAAATATCAACAGGACTTGTCCTACAAGGATCTCCACTGGCATGAGCAATGTTTCAAGTGTGCAAAGTGTAGCCGCTCTCTGGTGGAAAAGGCCTTTGCCGCTAAGGATGATTTGTTACTTTGCACCGAATGCTACGCCCACGACTATTCTTCTAAGTGCACCACCTGCAAGAAAACTGTCATGCCAGGTATGGTATGTTgggatgatgacgatgatgatgccAATGAATAGGGCTAGACAATATCACCTCTGAAGGCTCACAAATTAATGCgttatatctcatttgtttaatctgtttttttttttaaggatgaCACTTTTTTAAGggccaaaaaaagggaaaaaatcatatttcccaaaataatACACAATCTTTCTCAACAGAGGGAGTTTTCCCAGTTATAGAGTTGTAGATGTTCAAATTTCTATTTTTCTGAGCACTTCAAGGACTTTTCGGCTTAAAGGTTGAGATTGAATGAACTCTCAATTTGAACATCTACAAGTCCATGACAACTGGGCACTTGCTTAATGAAGATTTTGCAATATAATGCAAAGCTCCAGAACTGCTTAATGCACCTTGTGGTTAGGTTGTTTTGTGAACTCCTCTTTCCAAGATCaagtatacattttttaaactcaaTTTTGAAGCAACTCTCAACTTTTTACATGCATAGGAAGTCCTTAAAGTGTTCAGAAAAATGTAAACTTGAACATCTGCAATTCCATGACAAATAGGCAACGTCAACTGCTAAAGAGAGTTGAAGAGAAAATGGTATAACAATTATATCTAATCGTGCACGACACACAATATAtctcaaaaaataatttaaacattAGACGATGACATTTCTTCCTCTCCCCAAATTCTTTAAGATTCAAGATTATTACGATTGCACCATCATCTTCTCCCTACAGATAAAGCAGGACTATTTTGGGCCACAGTGTGTTTCTGTCATAGAGGTACCATATGCTGACTAAGCTGCTCTCGTCCCCTGTGCCAGGATCCCGTAAAATGGAATACAAGGGGAACAGCTGGCATGAGACCTGCTTCCTGTGCCACCGCTGCCAGCAGCCAATAGGAACCAAGTCCTTCATCCCCAAAGACACCGGCTACTTTTGCGTGCCCTGCTTTGAGAAGCAGTTTGCCTACCAATGTTGTGCTTGTAAGAAGGTAGGGTTACAGCTGAGTCTTTTATAAGTATTGACTGCTGCAGTAATCCCCCTGACTGGTGTTTTAAAATTACTCACATGGTGGCTGCAGAATAAAAGGATGCAAGGGATGCcattgtgtgtctctttctcttacTTTCTGTGGATTTGTGTTACCTCTAGGCCATCACAACAGGTGGAGTGACCTACCAAGACAAGCCCTGGCACCGCGAGTGTTTCCTATGCATCGGCTGCAGAAAGCAGCTGTCAGGTCAGCGCTTCACCTCCAGGGAAAACTACCCCTACTGCCTCGAATGCTTCAGCAACCTATATGCAAAGAAGTGTGTGGGCTGCACCAAGCCCATCACAAGTGAGTCACTGGATGTGCtcatgtttttattcactcTGACTTGCAGTTCTCCCGCTCATATATATTTGCATTTGTGTAGGACCTGTCAGATTAACAAGGTGAAGATATTGCATTAATCTCTGGATCTTTGTTTAATGTGTGCAG includes:
- the fut9a gene encoding 4-galactosyl-N-acetylglucosaminide 3-alpha-L-fucosyltransferase 9, translating into MPSAPFHRILRPLLLGTFILGCFVTLFLMYFKPSTSWLSGPIESTVSTDRVKNLFSIKNDKNVTTVLIWLWPFGQTYDLGVCSSLFNIEGCFITADRNLYNKSDGVVIHHRDICTDLSNLPPLQRPSFQKWIWMNLESPSHSSQLPGIENLFNLTLNYRQDADIEVPYGSIVAAEGEEDFVPPSKNKLICWIVSNWNQDHVRVKYYNELYKHIEVHAYGQAFGEYISDQDYFPTIASCKFYLAFENSIHKDYITEKLYNPLSVGTVPVVLGPARQNYENFIQGDAFIHVDDFTSPKELADYLLLLDKNEEMYLRYFDWRRHFKVKKAYFWAEHTCLACDYLRRHKEYKAFNNLDKWYWGA
- the fhl5 gene encoding four and a half LIM domains protein 5 is translated as MSTNERFNCHYCKDSLLGKKYIMKEDTQYCTKCYENLFANCCKSCSLAIGCNCKDLSYKDLHWHEQCFKCAKCSRSLVEKAFAAKDDLLLCTECYAHDYSSKCTTCKKTVMPGSRKMEYKGNSWHETCFLCHRCQQPIGTKSFIPKDTGYFCVPCFEKQFAYQCCACKKAITTGGVTYQDKPWHRECFLCIGCRKQLSGQRFTSRENYPYCLECFSNLYAKKCVGCTKPITSLAGAKYISFEERQWHSECFTCIQCSVSLVGRGFLTQRDNILCTDCGREK